One part of the Sorangiineae bacterium MSr11954 genome encodes these proteins:
- a CDS encoding AraC family transcriptional regulator, whose protein sequence is MFDWVRKNDGHAIEANVRSQLELPEATGTLLKEMTVPLHVYRAAGDLTAELMGDDFIGLHAAGGTPRGSFGILEFAARSAPNVDQALKRTARYWRLLSETIRLELERSPGEVALAFRIPNEPLCMGRQGNEFAAGIFHRYLNEMTQVGLHATRVEFAHAPPRETGALAEFFGTTNLQFECGRNRIAFDESILALPIPASDERLLPWLDGYADSLLPPESVAAQAVPGLHRQIRHCLQDGRSPTVAEVARRLRVSSRTLQRRLGEVSMSFYRVLEEIRHELAESYLRDPRLSIYEIALRLGYANERGFERAFMKWHGTTPRAYRRQLPAFQSRTRSSQPPAECVQAAG, encoded by the coding sequence TTGTTCGATTGGGTTCGCAAGAACGATGGCCACGCCATCGAAGCCAACGTGCGAAGCCAACTCGAGCTCCCAGAGGCAACGGGCACTCTCCTCAAGGAGATGACCGTTCCACTCCACGTGTACCGCGCGGCGGGCGATTTGACCGCTGAGCTCATGGGCGACGACTTCATCGGTTTGCACGCGGCGGGCGGAACGCCGCGCGGCAGCTTCGGCATTTTGGAGTTCGCTGCGCGCAGCGCCCCCAATGTCGATCAAGCCCTGAAACGAACCGCACGCTATTGGCGCTTGCTCTCGGAGACCATCCGTCTGGAGCTGGAGCGATCGCCAGGCGAGGTCGCTCTCGCATTCCGCATCCCCAACGAGCCGCTGTGCATGGGTCGGCAGGGCAACGAGTTTGCGGCCGGAATTTTCCATCGCTATCTCAACGAGATGACGCAGGTCGGCCTTCACGCGACCCGTGTGGAGTTCGCGCACGCGCCGCCCCGCGAGACGGGGGCGCTCGCCGAGTTCTTCGGCACGACCAACCTGCAATTCGAGTGCGGACGCAACCGTATCGCGTTCGACGAGAGCATCCTCGCGTTGCCCATCCCGGCCAGCGACGAGCGGCTCCTACCCTGGCTCGACGGCTATGCCGACTCCCTGCTCCCCCCCGAGTCGGTGGCTGCCCAAGCCGTCCCCGGTCTGCATCGCCAGATCCGGCACTGCCTACAAGATGGGCGATCGCCCACCGTGGCCGAGGTTGCGCGCCGCCTCCGGGTGAGCTCGCGCACCCTACAGCGCCGCCTGGGCGAGGTGAGCATGTCGTTTTACCGCGTGCTCGAAGAAATCCGACACGAACTGGCCGAGTCCTACCTGCGCGATCCGCGGCTGAGCATCTACGAGATCGCCTTGCGACTCGGCTACGCCAACGAGCGAGGGTTCGAACGTGCCTTCATGAAGTGGCACGGGACGACCCCCCGAGCCTACCGGCGCCAGCTCCCGGCGTTCCAATCGCGCACCCGTTCCTCCCAGCCGCCCGCCGAGTGCGTGCAGGCGGCAGGGTGA
- a CDS encoding protein kinase encodes MSTSSKAFVEGLRDIGSEATIFASRFEIEKEAGVGGMGIVYRAFDRVTGRTVALKVLRNADPSAVERFAREAQAIGELDHPAIVRYFAHGVSEEGEPYLAMEWIEGESLSIRLTRMADEKQLLALSEVVDLGRRLAGALAAAHARGIVHRDVKPSNILLIGGQLGEPKLVDFGIARASTAKDITASDTVIGTVGYMAPEQAHGESDIDGRADLFSLGCVLYRCLTNTEVFEGAGPVRVLAKLLLHEPSRASELRAEVPPALDDLIARLLAKDRAKRPATAQIVQDALARLAAEVETGVTRRRPSFVRVRQYVLGAMVLALAVGFFFLGAIFDPPPPGMTPVTPPAPAPTGITALPASATCIQGAASLYRQGLQALREAGWARAHRLFERAAELDGACPELQFRLVLTGAFLSPPLVEREQLRRAVAVRDALSERDRLVLDAWALIVASDTPREEEAGRLLEQAVALFPKDAELLALTTIRKLNLVRGRKELETELDRVRRATDVDPGYADAWQLQARILTRLGRVDEELTALEACLKVAPGAVDCMQERVIALRNRGQCGEAAAEARRWISWDPEEPKAYRQLAYCLASDHASRATVEEVLSLGWSRLPADDRLPVRLFQRSRLAAWVGDFDDALRTSDELERSAQGSAAGESHWHAAHTSLDILTEVGQAARAAAVAERAIARKDVWVRGDARVEDASYLEPMMFATQLHAGRITLDQWRASNDAWEKANMHRVRAFERWAMKWGTAVAGWGEGGTTKVKLDLGEAMKQAPEDDARGAGIGALNSGFHSHVLDAYEGRLRLAAGENARAATLLESAARACQSLDFPFLNVRAHLWLGMAKEELGDVEAACGAYRFVLERWGRSKPASVSAREAERRARILSCK; translated from the coding sequence TTGAGCACCTCGTCGAAGGCGTTCGTCGAAGGGCTGCGTGACATCGGGAGCGAGGCGACGATCTTTGCGTCGCGCTTCGAGATCGAGAAGGAAGCCGGCGTCGGGGGGATGGGCATCGTCTACCGCGCCTTCGACCGGGTCACCGGGCGCACGGTGGCCCTCAAGGTCCTGCGCAACGCCGATCCCTCGGCGGTGGAGCGCTTCGCGCGCGAGGCCCAGGCCATCGGGGAGCTCGATCACCCGGCCATCGTCCGCTACTTCGCGCACGGGGTCTCCGAGGAAGGGGAGCCCTACCTCGCCATGGAGTGGATCGAGGGCGAGAGCCTCAGCATCCGCCTCACGCGCATGGCCGACGAAAAGCAGCTGCTCGCGCTGAGCGAGGTGGTCGATCTCGGCCGGCGCCTGGCCGGAGCGCTGGCCGCGGCGCACGCCCGCGGCATCGTCCACCGCGACGTCAAGCCGAGCAACATCTTGCTCATCGGCGGGCAGCTGGGCGAGCCGAAGCTCGTGGACTTCGGGATCGCGCGCGCGAGCACGGCCAAGGACATCACCGCCTCCGACACCGTGATCGGGACGGTCGGGTACATGGCGCCGGAGCAAGCGCACGGCGAAAGCGACATCGACGGCCGCGCGGACCTGTTCTCCCTCGGGTGCGTTCTCTACCGTTGCTTGACGAACACCGAGGTGTTCGAGGGCGCAGGCCCCGTGCGGGTGCTGGCCAAGCTGCTCTTGCACGAGCCGTCCCGCGCGTCCGAGCTGCGGGCCGAGGTGCCGCCCGCGCTGGACGATCTGATCGCGCGCCTGCTGGCCAAGGATCGCGCGAAGCGCCCCGCGACCGCGCAAATCGTGCAGGACGCGCTGGCCCGGCTCGCGGCCGAGGTGGAGACGGGGGTCACGCGCCGCCGCCCATCGTTCGTCCGGGTGCGGCAATACGTGCTGGGCGCCATGGTGCTGGCCTTGGCGGTCGGCTTCTTTTTTTTAGGCGCCATCTTCGATCCGCCCCCGCCGGGGATGACCCCGGTCACGCCGCCCGCACCCGCCCCCACCGGCATCACCGCGCTGCCCGCATCGGCCACCTGCATACAGGGGGCCGCGAGCCTGTACCGGCAAGGCTTGCAGGCGCTGCGCGAAGCCGGTTGGGCGCGGGCGCACCGTCTGTTCGAGCGCGCCGCGGAGCTGGACGGTGCCTGTCCAGAACTTCAGTTCCGGCTGGTCCTCACCGGTGCGTTCCTCTCGCCGCCGCTGGTCGAGCGCGAGCAGCTGCGCCGCGCGGTGGCCGTGCGCGATGCTTTGAGCGAACGCGACCGACTCGTGCTCGATGCGTGGGCCCTCATCGTCGCGTCGGACACCCCGCGCGAAGAAGAGGCGGGGCGCCTCCTCGAGCAAGCGGTGGCCCTTTTTCCCAAGGACGCCGAGCTCCTCGCGCTCACCACCATCCGCAAACTGAACCTGGTTCGCGGGCGAAAAGAGCTGGAAACGGAGCTCGATCGCGTGCGCAGGGCCACCGACGTGGACCCGGGCTACGCCGATGCCTGGCAGCTGCAAGCGCGCATCCTCACGCGCCTCGGTCGGGTCGACGAGGAGCTCACGGCCCTCGAGGCCTGTCTCAAGGTCGCGCCCGGGGCGGTCGACTGCATGCAGGAGCGGGTGATCGCCCTTCGCAACCGCGGCCAGTGCGGCGAGGCCGCCGCCGAGGCCCGGCGCTGGATCTCGTGGGACCCCGAGGAGCCCAAAGCCTACCGCCAGCTCGCATACTGCCTGGCATCCGACCACGCGTCGCGCGCGACGGTCGAAGAGGTGCTCAGCCTCGGCTGGAGCCGGCTGCCGGCCGACGATCGTCTACCGGTTCGGCTGTTTCAGCGCTCGCGGCTCGCGGCCTGGGTGGGCGACTTCGACGATGCGCTGCGCACGTCGGACGAGCTGGAACGCAGCGCCCAGGGCTCGGCCGCCGGCGAGTCGCACTGGCATGCGGCGCATACCTCGCTCGACATCTTGACGGAGGTGGGACAAGCGGCACGGGCCGCGGCGGTCGCCGAGCGGGCGATCGCCCGCAAGGACGTGTGGGTGCGCGGGGACGCTCGGGTCGAAGATGCCAGCTACCTCGAGCCCATGATGTTCGCGACCCAGCTGCACGCAGGTCGGATCACCCTCGACCAATGGCGAGCCTCGAACGATGCGTGGGAAAAGGCGAACATGCATCGGGTCCGCGCCTTCGAGCGCTGGGCCATGAAATGGGGTACGGCCGTAGCCGGTTGGGGCGAGGGGGGCACCACCAAGGTGAAGCTCGATTTGGGCGAGGCGATGAAGCAAGCCCCGGAGGACGACGCGCGGGGCGCGGGGATCGGGGCGCTGAACAGCGGCTTTCATAGCCATGTGCTGGACGCCTACGAGGGGCGGCTTCGCCTCGCCGCGGGGGAGAACGCGCGCGCGGCCACCTTGCTGGAGAGCGCGGCCCGGGCCTGTCAAAGCCTGGATTTTCCCTTCCTCAATGTGCGCGCCCACCTCTGGCTCGGCATGGCCAAAGAAGAGCTGGGGGATGTCGAAGCGGCATGCGGCGCGTACCGTTTCGTACTGGAGCGCTGGGGTCGGTCGAAGCCCGCTTCGGTCTCCGCGCGGGAAGCGGAACGTCGAGCCCGCATTCTCTCCTGCAAATAA